The following nucleotide sequence is from Triticum dicoccoides isolate Atlit2015 ecotype Zavitan chromosome 7B, WEW_v2.0, whole genome shotgun sequence.
TTGTATTAGGAAAAAAGGAAGACCCTTGGCTGATCCAGTGATCCTCTGCTTCTTGCTGCTCATGCCTTTCTCTGTCTGGTGCTTCTGTTTTCAGTTCAAGTTTATCTCTCGGTTAATCCCACCAAAATCAATTCATCGGTCAGAAACGGCAAGGCATTGTGGTATGGTTAATCTCAGTTCAAGTTTATCTCTCGGTTAACATTCAGCATGATGTGATGGACTCCATTTGTGACACTTAGCGCTGCTTATAACGTACAGTGCATGGGAGGAATTTGTTTCTTGAATAGAATCGATAGAAGAAAAGAAGAGGATATTTTCACTTGATATTGTTTGTTTTGAGGATACTCTTTTTTCTTGTGCGGGGGTTGTTTTGAGGATACTGAATGGTGCACCCCGTCTATGCTAGTTATACTTATACATAAATGATTGCCTGAATAATTACTTATGTTTTCTGTAGTAATATTGATGATGATGCGTTAGCTAATTTGCCTAATCCCGACACTTGCTCATGTCTTAGACTTCTCTCCACCTCTAGAACCAACACAATTTCCAAATCCACCACTCCTGGGCAATTAACCTCTGCCAGTTACACAGGAGTGTGTTTTGAACATTCTAAATCATGCAGGCCAAGCATTAGTTATTCTAGAACAAGCAACGATCACAAACACAACTTATTGCCGGTCACAGTTCATAGCATatcaagcaacttgatcatgatcgGCACATCTAGATGACACGACACCGTTTACCTCCTAAGTTAATTGGGCGCCGCGTGGTGTGATGATTCGGGTGGATCAACATCGTAGGCAAGGCGAGACAGAGCCGTGACGACGGTGCCGATGGGCGGTCTCGTGGCATGATCTTTGTGGATGCACACCGAAGCAACTTCGAGGGCCTCCTGCAAGTCCAAGgacggatatcgcccctgcagcgcCGGGTCTGCCATCCGGCGGAACTGGCTCCTGTCCTTCAGCATTGTTCGGGCCTGACCCAACAAGAAACATCAGTACACAGCATCACTCGGATCGTTCATGGCGAAACAAGAAGTAGCAAAATAGAATCCCAAAACCATGGCTAATTAATTTACCCATGTGACAAGGTGCCGATCCTCGACGTCCTGGGGGGAATCGGTGGCCCTCCGCCCGGTGATCATCTCCAGCAGCACGACGCCGAAGCCGTACACACTCGACCCCGGAAACAGCTTCCCGGTCATCACGGTCTCGGGGGCCATAGTACCCCATGTCCCGCCGGTGATAGCAGCCGGTGCAGACAGCTGGTCATGCTCCGCCAGTCCATATTGTGACAGCTTTGGGTGGTAGCCTTCTCCGAGCAAGATGTTCGAACTTTTGACGCATCGGTAGAGGACACCTTTGTCGTGCATATACTCCAACCCTCTGGCCACACCGGCAGCAATGTTCATCCTCGTGTTCCAGTCCAGCGGTGCTTTGCCTGGAGATGAACCTGATGGTCACAAGATGATCAGGTGGTTAACTAACACAACCTCAAACGAATCATGAACACAGTTATAAGCTTTGTAGCTAGATTGTTGGCATGCATATAAATAGCACACGTACGCACTTACTTACCGTGGAGGTGATCTTCTAGAGAACCAAATGGCATGTATTCGTGAACCAAGATCCGGTGATGGCCATCCGCACAAAAGCCAATAAGATTGACAATATTTGGGTGGCGCAGCCCGCTCATCATCAGCGCAAGGGCAAGAAACTCTCCATTATCTTGCTCCGATGATCCACTTGGATCAACTGCATGCTGCAGCTTTATAGCAACAACCTACAGATGCAGATGTTGATTGATCAATCATTTTTTCCCTCACATTGATCATGTTGTCAACTCGTCATGGTACGCACGTATATGAAACTAACAAGTAAAAGGAGAAGAATTGGATCGTCACCTGATTGATGCTCTTGAGGAAGCCTTTGTAAAGACCATCCTCCCGACCAACGATGCGGCAGGCATCGCTGAAGTTTCTTGTCGCCGCCGCGAGCTCCTCGAAGGAGAAAGTTCGTGCCACGGCGCCAGGGACGCTGCTGGTGTGTGGATTGGCTGGGGCAGAACGTGGGACCTCCTTCTTCCTGGCGCTCAAGCAGGGGAAACAGCTTGCCATTGTTCAGCTTGACACCGGCTTAGCTTCCTTTTGCCAGATCTGTGTGTCAACCAGAACAAGATTGTGCTGCATTTTCAATAGACATAAGAGCAAAACTATTTAGCTTCACAGCAGGTCAGTTGACATTGTACTACGGAAACATATGTCCCTGGAAGTTCAAATAGCAATGCTATGTTTACCGGAGTTTTGTTAGACTCGTCTCACGGGTTTAAGTTGAATTCACAGGGTGTTAAGAAATATCATGAATAAtcttatagactgttctgtttataCTGAAATTTTGAAGTCACATGCATGTTTGAAACTTTGAATACATGTTTCCTCGTGTGCCTTGAATGACCAGAGGCTTGGCTAAAATATGTTATCATCCTCAAGATATGCACAGCGGTGTAGGTCTGGCACCTTTTTTGTGCTGCCACATTTTCATTTCTGAACTTGGCTCAAGTACGAGACTCTGAACAATTGAACATACATAGGTATACATAGATGTTGAAACTATCTTTTTTTTATGAACATGGTGATAACTGTCTCTGCCGACTGCATTCGTTTTTCTGTTACACTGATGAATGAGGAATTAACAACTATCTCTACCATTATATTATGTATGAGTTAGAGTTTGGGTGAGACAATATAGATCAATACGTGCTGCAACTACAAGAGATGCCACATGTATCTACCTCTGCATGCTCTAAGGCTAGGTCGTGAAGATAAGGTGGATAGCGCCTCAAATAATCAACAATAAACTTATGTATCATACTGTCACCGGTCATGAATCATATATGTTCATGAGTTAGTTCGTAACATGCACGGATCTGCCCGCCCAATGCCTAAGAACTAACACGAAGCATCAGAGAGATTAAAATCGATGATCTGTTTCCCAAATCGCCCCACGTGTAAGCAGCAGTGTAGATTCTTGAAACAATTAAACCAGAAAGAACAATTTAGACCATAACCAGGAGCTAATCAAGTGCATCAGTTCCATTTCCCACCTACAGTACCTGTCATCCCAATCCCTCTTTGTTTTTCAGATCTCCGCCACGCTCAGGTCTTTTCTTAAGACATCAAGACCAAGCCGATTTATTGTTACGTGCCGATTTATTGTTACGTACGCTGGATTGGGCGGATTCAGGCAGCGTGCTGAAGAAAAGGGAGAGTAGAGCGGGGAATTTTGGGGTTTTTGGGGACTTACGTGCGTGATGGGGCTTGGCCTTGGATCGGGGGGCGGCCTACTCGAACCGAACGTGGTTGGAGGAAGCCAGTGAGATCCAACCTCTCCGCCGGCCGGCTAGCTCCTCGCGCTCCTCGATCGGGTCCAGCAAGGATCGTGGATGGGTCCGCGTAGTCTCCCAGGAATTACACCCAGCGAGCCCGGATGAGCTTGGAATCATGGACTCATGATTGACAGTGGCATGGTGATGGGTGTGCTTGGAATTGAGGTGGGGGATGAGAGGCCGGTGGCCGGTGCCAGGGGAGGGGACGACGGAGGGGAGAAAGGGAGAGGATGCGAGTCCGTGTGGGTGTGGCTCAGGCGATGGACGCACTCGGCAGCTGACACTCGCCGCACCAGCTAGCTGGGTAGCATAGGAGGAGGACTGTGGCTACTTGCTTCCTGGAGTAGCTTGCATGCCGAAAACGGAAAGTGAGACTGCTTGCCAGAAAGAAACGGACGTGTCACGGGCGGTAGGAATGGCCGTCAGTCAATCAAAGAGGTCAGGAGGGGTGGCTGGGGGTAAGCGCGTGTGTAACTTTGAAACTTTTTATTTTGAGAGAAATGTAACTTCGAAACTTTAAACTTTGAAATGTGATTTTTCATTATTATTGTTTTTAAAAACCAAATGGCATTTATGTGTTTAACATACATCTTAAGAGTGCTCGAGAATTATATACCAATAGACAAATAATATATGAAACACATCGTAACGAGTTGGGAGACGTGTTCTGCCAGTGCAACAGCTTGGTCTGGAGGCAAGCATTCTGTCAGAAGATGCCCCCCTNNNNNNNNNNNNNNNNNNNNNNNNNNNNNNNNNNNNNNNNNNNNNNNNNNNNNNNNNNNNNNNNNNNNNNNNNNNNNNNNNNNNNNNNNNNNNNNNNNNNNNNNNNNNNNNNNNNNNNNNNNNNNNNNNNNNNNNNNNNNNNNNNNNNNNNNNNNNNNNNNNNNNNNNNNNNNNNNNNNNNNNNNNNNNNNNNNTCAGGACCCACACTTCTTCTCATGTCTTTTTGTCCGTTTCCTATGGAGCTTTGTCCATGAAGCTCTAAGAGTGAATGGCATGCTCCGGACCTAGCTAGGACAGTTCCTAGTAGCCTAGGCCAACCATACAGGTAGGAGACACCTCTTCTAATTAGTGCTCACGATGATGACATGAACCGTGTAACGATGTGTAACAGGATGGTGATCGGGCGTGTCTTTTTGGCTGTGTTTGTTTGGGTTTTAGAGAGCAGTTTCCGGTAGAAATAAGCTAAAGCTGTAACAAACAGCTAAAACGGGGCAGTTTCCGGTTGACAGTCCAAAACGGTTTCGGGCCTTTTTACGTGGTATAGGGCGAAGCGAGGCCAGTCGTGCTTCCACCAGGAAGCCGATTTCCCTCGGTCAAATTTTCACCGACGCCATTGACAGTTCAGCGCAATTACGAAAGGAATGCCACCGAGCCCTGTTTCAATCGATCCATTCATCTCGTCTCCCTCATCGCAAACCCACGCACGCTGGGAGACAGCCAGAGGGAGAGGAACCTAGGGTTCCGCCGCCGCCGCAAGAGCTGCCGCCGCAGCCTCCActcgccgtcgcccgccgccgcctcctgcactCGCCGtcacccgccgccgcctcctccactcGCCGTCACTAGCCGCCGCCTCCACTCGTCCTCGCCCACCGCAAGAGACGCCACCGCCGCGGcaagagccgccgccgcctccactcaTCGTCTTCGCCGGTCCCCTTCACCGGCCAACGCCTGCACTCGCCTTCTCATCCACCGCCGGAGAACGACGCCCACTCCCTCGAGCAACGATGTCGTCGTCGATTGGGGTGAGATTTTCTTGGCAGAAATTTTTGTTCTTTGTGGATGCCCTGCTTGATTGATATGCTGCATATTGCTTGATGTGGATGCTCTGGTTGATTGAGGCTTCATACATGATGCTGATATATGATGCATAGTTATTGTTCATTGATGGGTAAATTAATATTTGAAGCTTGTTGTGGATGCTCTACTTGCTGGATGTACATGTAGGTGCTCTGCTTGGGTCAAATGGCTATGCTTGTTTCATGATGGACATATCTTTTTCTATTTGCTTGCTGGATATGCTTGTTTGCTATACATAGTTCTTCCTTGTGCTGTATTCTGGTATAAATTATGGTGAAAATGAACTAGATGGAGAAGGCAACGAATAAGGCAACGAATAAGGCAGCGAAGAAAGCAGCGAAGAAGGTAGACAAGACAGACAAGGCAATTTGGGATGCATACCATACTAGGGTATTTTGCGAGTTGTGTGTGAGGGAAGTTCAAGCAGGCAATAGGCCAGGGGCATTCTTGAGTCCTAGAGGATATAAGAATTTGGGGGAGAGCTGGTTGCAGATAACTAAGAAAAGTTATGTGAGGATGCAATTCAAGAATAGATGGGAGAATCTCAAAACTATGTATTGTCAATGGAAACAACTGCAAATTGATGCATCTGGACTTGGATGGAATGCTAAGCTAGGAACCATTGATGCTGATACTGATTGGTGGAACACTCACCTAATAGTAAGTTCATGTTACTCATAGCATTTACATTGGGTTTATATTATCTTAATTATCATTTAGCTGACCGTTTGTTCTTTTGCTATATTTCTGAAAAACCCGGAGCATGCAAAGTATAGGAATGGAGGACCACCTAACTTGGCTGAAATGGACCTCATGTTTGATGACCATCATGACACCGGTGCCGAGTCAGCTATCCCCGGTGAGATGCCATTGGACAAGGAGGATGTTAGTGATGACACTGATagtgcagaggatgatgatgaagtcATCAAAGCAAAACCAAAGAAGCAGCGAAAAACCAAGTCATGTAAAGATGATTTTTCTGCTCAAGATGAGAAGAACCCATTTGTTCGGATGTACAAGAAGGCTAGTGATGCGATATGTGTAACGGCTGAAAGTATAAGAGAAGCATCTAGCTCCAGCATGGCCCGTCCTCCCCCTCCTCTggttgctcctccccctcctccggttGGCCCTAGTATGAATGAGGCAATGGAGATGGTTCGTGAATGTGGAGTTGAGGAAGGAACTCCTCTCTTTTTCTCTTCAAGCATGCTATTTATGAAGGCTGAGTATCGAGAAATGTTTGCATCGGTTCAGACCAAGGAAGGAAGGTTTGATTGGCTCGAGAGAGCGCATGATCTTCGGCTTGGCGAAACGATTGAGGGCCTCCAAGCATCCACAAGAACATGCCTAGACTTTCCAATGAGTTCATCTCGCTAGTTGACTCCaaatgggttccctgaatatgatgatacaacaatgggggaagaagctgagctggtaatgcgggaagaagctgagccggcaatgcgggaagaagctgaagaagaggcatcagatgagcccgttgatgatctaggtcgggccattgccgatgcaaagagaaattgcgcaagtgatttggagaagaagaagttgcagcgcatgttagaggatcacaaaaaattgttgtacccgaattgcgtaggtgacaagaaaaagctgggcaccacactggaattgctgcaatagaaggcagagaatggtgtatctgacaagggatttggaaagttgctggtaatgataaaggatatgcttccaaaggacaacaaattgcccgagagtacgtacgaagcaaagaaggttgtctgccctctagggttagaggtgcagaagatacatgcatgccctaatgattgcatcctctactgcggtgagtacgaggatttgaacgcttgcccggtatgtggtgcattgcgctataagatcagccgcgatgaccctggtgatgtcgagggcgagcgccccaggaagaagattcctgccaaggtgatgtggtattctcctataataccacggttgaaacgtttgttccaaaacaaagagcatgccaaggcgatgcgatggcacagagaagaccgtaagaaagatggaaagttgagagtacccactgacgggtcgcagtggagaaaaatcgaaagaaagtacgggaaggagtttgcagatgacgcaaggagcgtatggtttggtctaagcgcagatggcattaatccttttggggagcagagcaacaaccatagcacctggcctgtgactctatgtttgtataaccttcctccttggttgtgcatgaagcggaagttcattatgatgccagtgctcatccaaggccataagcaacccggcaacgacattgatgtgtacctaaggccattagttgaagaactcttacaactgtggaatggaacaggtgtacgtgcgtgggatgagcacatgggggaagaatttgacctaaaggcattgttgttcgtgaccatcaatatttggcctgctctcagtaacctttcaggacagacaaacaagggataccgcggatgcacgcactgtttggatgataccgacagtatatatttgaatagttgtaagaagaatgtgtaccagggacatcgtcgatttcttccgagcaggcatcccgtaagaaagaaaggcaagcatttcaaaggtgaggcggatcaccggacgaagcctcgccaccgtactggtgctgatgtacatgatatggtcaaggatttgaaggtgatatttggaaagggtcctggcggacaacctgttccgaaggacactgacggacgcacacccatgtggaagaagaaatctatattttcagacctgccatattggaaagacctagaggtccgctccgcaatcgacgtgatgcacgtgacgaagaatctttgcgtgagcctacttggcttcttgggcgtgtatgggaagacaaaagatacacctgaggc
It contains:
- the LOC119337770 gene encoding serine/threonine-protein kinase PBL27-like; translated protein: MASCFPCLSARKKEVPRSAPANPHTSSVPGAVARTFSFEELAAATRNFSDACRIVGREDGLYKGFLKSINQVVAIKLQHAVDPSGSSEQDNGEFLALALMMSGLRHPNIVNLIGFCADGHHRILVHEYMPFGSLEDHLHGSSPGKAPLDWNTRMNIAAGVARGLEYMHDKGVLYRCVKSSNILLGEGYHPKLSQYGLAEHDQLSAPAAITGGTWGTMAPETVMTGKLFPGSSVYGFGVVLLEMITGRRATDSPQDVEDRHLVTWARTMLKDRSQFRRMADPALQGRYPSLDLQEALEVASVCIHKDHATRPPIGTVVTALSRLAYDVDPPESSHHAAPN